The following are encoded in a window of Variovorax paradoxus genomic DNA:
- the kynU gene encoding kynureninase — MTTTLADCRALDAQDPLRTLRNQFTLPEGVLYLDGNSLGVLPTAAPARIAEVVAKEWGEGLIRSWNTASWFDLPQRLGDKVARLIGAAPGEVVCTDSTSVNLYKVLFAALSQQKAEEAPGRSQASSLPSGDGLGVPSPGGSQSRRKLVVSERSNFPTDLYIAESLCRERGFTLKLIDASELPTALTDEVAVLMLTHVNYRTGAMHDMKAVTAAAHAVGALTVWDLAHSAGAVPVALNDSDADYAIGCGYKYLNGGPGAPAFAWVNTRHAGQFEQPLSGWWGHAAPFEFTPHYRPAPGVGRYLCGTQPVIALAGLECGLDTVLAAEAFNGTGGAMAALRTKSLALTDLFIQLVEQRCAGQGLSLVTPRDHAQRGSQVCLSREEGAYAIVQALIARGVIGDYRAGDSQMPDILRFGFTPLYVGFEDVWHSVEHLVQVLETGEWRRAEFNRKNAVT, encoded by the coding sequence ATGACGACGACCCTCGCCGACTGCCGCGCCCTCGACGCGCAAGACCCGCTGCGCACCTTGCGCAACCAATTCACCCTGCCCGAGGGCGTGCTCTACCTCGACGGCAACTCGCTCGGCGTGCTGCCCACGGCCGCGCCCGCGCGCATCGCCGAAGTGGTCGCCAAGGAATGGGGCGAAGGCCTGATCCGCTCCTGGAACACCGCGAGCTGGTTCGACCTGCCGCAGCGCCTGGGCGACAAGGTGGCCCGCCTGATCGGTGCCGCGCCCGGCGAAGTGGTGTGCACCGACAGCACGTCGGTCAACCTCTACAAGGTGCTGTTCGCGGCGCTCTCGCAGCAGAAGGCCGAGGAAGCGCCGGGCCGCTCCCAAGCTTCCTCGCTCCCCTCGGGGGACGGACTCGGCGTGCCGAGTCCTGGGGGCTCACAGTCCCGCCGCAAGCTGGTGGTCAGCGAGCGCAGCAACTTCCCGACCGACCTGTACATCGCCGAATCGCTGTGCCGCGAGCGTGGCTTCACGTTGAAGCTGATCGACGCGAGCGAGTTGCCCACGGCGCTGACCGACGAAGTCGCCGTGCTCATGCTCACGCACGTCAACTACCGCACCGGCGCCATGCACGACATGAAGGCCGTCACCGCCGCCGCACACGCCGTGGGCGCGCTCACCGTGTGGGACCTCGCACACAGCGCGGGCGCCGTGCCCGTGGCGCTCAACGACAGCGACGCCGACTACGCGATCGGCTGCGGCTACAAGTACCTCAACGGCGGCCCCGGCGCGCCGGCCTTCGCCTGGGTGAACACCAGGCACGCAGGCCAGTTCGAGCAACCGCTGTCGGGCTGGTGGGGCCACGCGGCGCCCTTCGAGTTCACGCCGCACTACCGCCCCGCCCCGGGCGTCGGCCGCTACCTGTGCGGCACGCAGCCGGTCATCGCGCTGGCCGGCCTCGAGTGCGGTCTCGACACCGTGCTCGCTGCCGAAGCCTTCAACGGCACCGGCGGTGCGATGGCCGCGCTGCGCACCAAGTCGCTCGCGCTCACCGACCTGTTCATCCAACTGGTCGAGCAACGCTGCGCAGGACAAGGCCTCTCGCTCGTCACGCCGCGCGACCATGCGCAACGCGGCTCGCAGGTGTGCCTCAGCCGCGAGGAAGGCGCCTACGCCATCGTGCAGGCGCTGATCGCACGCGGCGTGATCGGCGACTACCGCGCCGGCGATTCGCAGATGCCCGACATCCTGCGCTTCGGCTTCACGCCGCTGTATGTCGGCTTCGAGGATGTGTGGCACTCGGTCGAACACCTCGTGCAGGTGCTCGAAACCGGCGAGTGGCGACGCGCTGAATTCAACCGCAAGAACGCAGTGACATGA
- the kynB gene encoding arylformamidase has protein sequence MTAPLRLWDISAPVHAGSPVFPGDTPYSQQWCATIGPGCPVNVSAITLSPHVGTHADAPLHYAPEGQTIGQVDLTPFLGPCRVIHAIGRGPLVTWAHIAHAVTDTLPPRVLVRTYQSMPVDRWDPQLAAYEPATVERLAAMGVKLIGIDTASIDPADSKTLDSHQRIRHLDLRVLENLVLDTVPEGDYELIALPLKLTSADASPVRAVLRELPR, from the coding sequence ATGACCGCCCCGCTCCGACTCTGGGACATCTCCGCCCCCGTGCACGCTGGCAGCCCGGTGTTCCCGGGCGACACGCCGTACTCTCAGCAGTGGTGCGCCACCATCGGCCCCGGCTGCCCGGTCAACGTGAGCGCGATCACGCTGTCGCCGCACGTGGGCACCCATGCCGACGCGCCGCTGCACTACGCCCCCGAAGGCCAGACCATCGGCCAGGTCGACCTCACGCCCTTTCTCGGCCCCTGCCGCGTGATCCACGCGATCGGCCGCGGCCCGTTGGTCACCTGGGCGCACATCGCGCATGCCGTGACCGACACGCTGCCCCCGCGCGTGCTCGTGCGCACCTACCAGTCCATGCCCGTCGACCGCTGGGACCCGCAGCTCGCGGCCTACGAGCCCGCCACCGTCGAGCGCCTGGCGGCCATGGGCGTGAAGCTCATCGGCATCGACACCGCCAGCATCGACCCGGCCGACAGCAAGACGCTCGACAGCCACCAGCGCATCCGCCACCTCGACCTGCGCGTGCTCGAGAACCTCGTGCTCGACACCGTGCCCGAGGGCGACTACGAACTCATCGCGCTGCCGCTGAAGCTGACGAGCGCCGATGCCTCCCCCGTGCGCGCCGTGCTGCGCGAACTTCCCCGCTGA
- a CDS encoding Lrp/AsnC family transcriptional regulator, giving the protein MQADLDRTDLQLLRALQDNARLTSGELAQMAHLSQSPCWRRVKKLEDDGVIGGYHAGLNRRALGFGVLAFVMVGIDHQTEISSRAFEDAVCAIPEVVMFHGISGPADFILVVVAKDLDAYSDLLQRKLHRLPGVRHVQTHFSLQEFKGQLGGLPVPVA; this is encoded by the coding sequence ATGCAAGCCGACCTCGACCGAACCGACCTTCAGCTGCTGCGCGCGCTGCAGGACAACGCCCGCCTGACCTCGGGCGAGCTGGCGCAGATGGCGCACCTGTCGCAGTCGCCGTGCTGGCGGCGGGTGAAGAAGCTGGAAGACGACGGCGTGATCGGCGGCTACCACGCGGGCCTGAACCGGCGCGCGCTGGGCTTCGGCGTGCTGGCCTTCGTGATGGTCGGCATCGACCACCAGACCGAGATTTCGTCGCGCGCCTTCGAAGACGCGGTGTGCGCGATTCCGGAGGTGGTGATGTTCCACGGCATCTCGGGGCCGGCGGACTTCATCCTCGTGGTGGTCGCGAAGGACCTCGACGCCTATTCCGACCTGCTGCAGCGCAAGCTGCACCGCCTGCCGGGCGTGCGCCACGTGCAGACGCATTTCTCGCTGCAGGAGTTCAAGGGGCAGTTGGGGGGATTGCCAGTGCCCGTGGCCTGA
- a CDS encoding YkgJ family cysteine cluster protein, whose amino-acid sequence MNPCQTCGACCAAYRVDFSVHELDDNGGRVPSGLAVDVNDALCRMRGTDHTPPRCAALIGKIGQSVACGIYEWRPNPCHELQAGSDACQRARLRHGLAMLSDELH is encoded by the coding sequence ATGAATCCCTGCCAGACCTGCGGCGCCTGCTGCGCCGCCTACCGCGTCGACTTCAGCGTCCACGAGCTCGACGACAACGGGGGCCGCGTTCCCTCGGGCCTGGCGGTCGATGTGAACGACGCCCTGTGCCGCATGCGCGGCACCGACCACACGCCGCCGCGCTGCGCCGCGCTCATCGGCAAGATCGGCCAGTCGGTGGCCTGCGGCATCTACGAATGGCGGCCGAACCCCTGCCACGAGCTGCAGGCCGGCAGCGACGCCTGCCAGCGTGCGCGCCTGCGGCATGGGCTCGCGATGCTGTCCGACGAGCTGCACTGA
- a CDS encoding DUF2867 domain-containing protein encodes MELMNRYLPRYQFAETHSLHVPASPARVLDVAARPEITDDPVARSLIALRELPNRLASRLGLAAPTLRQREAFSFADFTPLGRDGERELAFGLAGRFWRFDYGLVPLADGPAFAALDATGLAKLVLHFTAEPEGSGTRLTTRTRVWCGDAAAQRRFTAYWLLIRPASGLIRRRMLQRVRDAALLAS; translated from the coding sequence ATGGAGCTGATGAACCGCTACCTGCCGCGCTACCAGTTCGCGGAGACGCACAGCCTCCATGTGCCCGCGTCGCCCGCGCGCGTGCTCGACGTGGCGGCCCGGCCCGAGATCACCGACGACCCCGTGGCGCGCAGCCTCATCGCGCTGCGCGAACTGCCGAACCGGTTGGCCAGCCGGCTGGGCCTCGCCGCCCCCACGCTGCGCCAGCGCGAGGCCTTCAGCTTCGCCGACTTCACGCCGCTGGGGCGCGACGGCGAACGCGAACTGGCCTTTGGGCTGGCCGGCCGCTTCTGGCGCTTCGACTACGGCCTGGTCCCTCTGGCCGACGGCCCGGCCTTCGCGGCGCTCGATGCCACGGGCCTCGCCAAGCTGGTGCTCCATTTCACGGCCGAGCCCGAAGGCTCGGGCACGCGCCTCACCACCCGCACCCGGGTCTGGTGCGGCGATGCCGCCGCGCAACGCCGCTTCACCGCCTACTGGCTGCTGATCCGCCCCGCGAGCGGGCTGATCCGCCGCCGCATGCTGCAGCGCGTGCGCGACGCCGCGCTGCTCGCCTCATGA